From Pongo pygmaeus isolate AG05252 chromosome 1, NHGRI_mPonPyg2-v2.0_pri, whole genome shotgun sequence, one genomic window encodes:
- the CRNN gene encoding cornulin translates to MPQLLRNINGIIEAFRRYARTEGNCTALTRGELKRLLEQEFADVIVKPHDPATVDEVLHLLDEDHTGTVEFKEFLVLVFKVAQACFKTLSESPEGACGSQESGSLHSGASQELGEGQRSGTEVGRAGKGQHYEGSSHRQSQQGSRGQNRPGAQTQGQATGSPWISSYDRQAESQSQERTSLQIQLSGQTEQTQKAGEGKRNQTTEMSPERQPQTREQDRAHQTDETVIGSGTQTQAGATQTVEQDSSHQTGRTSTQTQEVPNDQNRGTEIHSQGRSQTSQAVTGGHAQIQAGTHTQTPTQTVEQDSSHQRGSTSTQTQKSTNGQNRGTEIHGQGSSQTSQAVTGGHTQTQAGSHTQTVKQDRSQTVSHGGAREQGQTQMQPGSGQKWTQVSNPEAGETVTGGQAQTGASTESGRQEWSSTHPRRCVTEGQGDRQPTVVGEEWVDDHSRETGILRLDQGNLHTSVSSAQGQDAAQPEEKRGITARELYSYLRSNKP, encoded by the exons ATGCCTCAGTTACTGCGAAACATTAATGGGATCATCGAGGCCTTCAGGCGCTACGCAAGGACGGAGGGCAACTGCACAGCGCTCACCCGAGGGGAGCTGAAAAGACTCTTGGAGCAAGAGTTTGCCGATGTGATTGTG AAACCCCACGATCCAGCAACTGTGGATGAGGTCCTGCATCTGCTGGATGAAGACCACACAGGGACTGTGGAATTCAAGGAATTCCTGGTCTTGGTGTTTAAAGTTGCCCAGGCCTGTTTCAAGACACTGAGCGAGAGTCCTGAGGGAGCCTGCGGCTCTCAAGAGTCTGGAAGCCTCCACTCTGGGGCCTCACAGGAGCTGGGCGAAGGACAGAGAAGTGGCACTGAAGTGGGAAGGGCGGGGAAAGGGCAGCATTATGAGGGGAGCAGCCACAGACAGAGCCAGCAGGGTTCCAGAGGGCAGAACAGGCCTGGGGCTCAGACCCAGGGTCAGGCCACTGGCTCTCCGTGGATCAGCAGCTATGACAGGCAAGCTGAGTCCCAGAGCCAGGAAAGAACAAGCCTGCAGATACAACTCTCTGGGCAGACAGAGCAGACCCAGAAAGCTGGAGAAGGCAAGAGGAATCAGACAACAGAGATGAGTCCAGAGAGACAGCCACAGACCAGGGAACAGGACAGAGCACACCAGACAGATGAGACTGTGATTGGATCTGGAACTCAGACCCAGGCAGGTGCCACCCAGACTGTGGAGCAGGACAGCAGCCACCAGACAGGAAGAACCAGCACACAGACACAGGAGGTCCCCAATGACCAGAACAGAGGGACTGAGATCCACAGTCAAGGCAGGAGCCAGACCAGCCAGGCTGTGACAGGAGGACATGCTCAGATACAGGCAGGGACACACACCCAGACACCCACCCAGACCGTGGAGCAGGACAGCAGCCACCAGAGAGGAAGCACCAGCACCCAGACACAGAAGTCCACCAATGGCCAGAACAGAGGGACTGAGATCCACGGTCAAGGCAGCAGCCAGACCAGCCAGGCTGTGACAGGAGGACACACTCAGACACAGGCAGGGTCACACACCCAGACTGTGAAGCAGGACAGAAGCCAAACTGTAAGCCACGGAGGGGCTAGAGAACAGGGACAGACCCAGATGCAGCCAGGCAGTGGTCAAAAATGGACACAAGTGAGCaaccctgaggcaggagagacagTAACGGGAGGACAGGCCCAGACTGGGGCAAGCACTGAGTCAGGAAGGCAGGAGTGGAGCAGCACTCATCCAAGGCGCTGTGTGACAGAAGGGCAGGGAGACAGACAGCCCACAGTGGTTGGTGAGGAATGGGTTGATGACCACTCAAGGGAGACAGGGATCCTCAGGCTGGACCAGGGCAACTTGCATACCAGTGTTTCCTCAGCACAGGGCCAGGATGCAGCCCAGCCAGAAGAGAAGCGAGGCATCACAGCTAGGGAGCTGTATTCCTACTTGAGAAGCAACAAGCCGTGA